In Pan paniscus chromosome 1, NHGRI_mPanPan1-v2.0_pri, whole genome shotgun sequence, the DNA window TTTTTATCTAAAGGCCTGGAATCAAGGGGTTGTGAAGAAAGGTtcttatgcagatgaagcctccaggtagcaggctttagaaagaatagatggtaaatgtctcttTCATGAGAACTAAAAATGTGCCAGACTCTTAATTAAATCcctcctggatcaggaaaagacctggaaagggaaggggattctctacagaatataGATTTTCCCACAAGAGACAACTGTGCAGCGCcctctcaaaatatgtcaaagaaatgttctattttggggtaaaatatttaaatttctttcaggtCCTGCTATCTGTTGTGttgatatctttttattttattttatttattttattttattttattttattttattttattttattttattttattttattttattttattttattttattttattttatttttgagacagtctcactctgttgccaaggctggagtgcagtggcatgatctcggcttactgcaacctctgcctcctgggttcaagtgattctcatgcttcaacctcccaagtacaGATGCCaccaccccgcccggctaattttttgtatttttagtagagacggggttccaccatatcagccaacctggtcttgaactcctgacctcagatgatctgcccaccttggcctcccaaagtgctgggattacaggcatgagccactgtgccaggcctgttgtgttggtatcttattgctacaaagagtctgttctatcagtctgaagatctctgttttaatgttaacactggtcagttgtgcctgaattccaaagggaggagggtataatgaggcctGTCTGACCCCCTCAcctttcccatcatggcctgaactagtttttcagggttttttttggaATGTGCTTGGCCAAGAGAGGGGTGCATCAGTCAGTTGgggagcttagaattttatttttggtttataacaCTTTATTAAGGTCCAAACTAAACAAGGTAGTCTTTCCTAGATTGACACAGTAGTTGCATTCCTGAAAAATTCAGTATATATTAAAACAGTGCAAAAACTATTTTGTTAGCATGTAACACAAAGTTAGGTTCTGAGGTAATTTTGAGCAAGTTTTTGACCCTTGGGGACTTTGGGCAGGACGTCCTACAGCTGTGTGGATGCTGGCTGATTCTGCATGGTACGGGACTGTCATGCACGTGTcaaccaaaaattaaattctaaggccacacaaccatctgaatggactttctttctcttctttttcatttcttttcttttcttttgagatggagtctctctctgtcacccaggctggagtgcaatggcacaaactcagctcactgcaacctctgcctcctgggttcaagcaattctccttcctcagcctcctgagtagctaggatttcagacatgtgccaccatgcctggctaatttttgtatttttagtagagatggggtttcaccatgttggccaggctcgtctcaaacccctgacctcaggtgatctgcctgcctcagcctcccaaagtgctggggttacaggcgtgagccaccgtgcccggcccatctgaatggacttccttCTAGGTCAGGGTACTCTAAAATTTAACCTAAAAGTCTGGtttaggccatgatgggaagtggaggctgaaaatgcctcattatacccgtcagcattaacatcaacacaaaCCTTAGGTCTGATGAGAGGCATTTATATTATATTCTCTgtagcctgctacctggaggcttcatctgcatgatcaAACTTTGGACTCCACAACCTCTTATCACAACCCAGACATTCTTCCCTAttgataactcttttttttttttttttttttttttttttttgagatggagtcttgctctgtcacccaggctggagtgcaatggcacaagcgcagctcactgcaatctctgactcctgggttcaagcaattctccttcctcagcctcctgagtagctaggatttcaggcatgcgccaccatgcctggctaatttttgtatttttagtagagatggggtttcgccatgttggccaggctggtcttcaacccctgacctcaagtgatccacctgcctcagcctccgaaagtgctgggactacaggcgtgagccaccacgcctggcctctattgataactctttcaaccaattgccaattagaaaaattttaaatctacccATAAATTGGAAGCTCCCTCACCCCTCAAGTTGTCTCATGCTTCTGGACCAgaccaatgtacatcttaaatgtatttgactgatgtctcatgtctcccaaaaatgtataaaaccaagctgcaccctgaccaccttgggcacatgttctcagggtctcctgagggctgtgtcacaggtcgTGGTCCTCGCATTTGGCTtggaataaacctctttaaatattttccagagtttgactcttttttatTGACAGCGTTATTCACCATTTCGGAAAATCACTTCATGATGGCCAGTGCCTGTGTGGAGAATCACATATGTGGCACTCATATttagctcagaataaatctcttcaaatattttagtttGGCTCTTTTCGTTGACATACATTATCATGACATCTTGATAACAGGGGAGATACCCACCCCTAtcactgtgacaaccaaaaatcaTCCCTGCAAAATTACAGCTTCCTAGGAGGCAGCTGTCCCCATCAAGAGCCATGGCTTTTAGAGAGTGTTACAGATAAAATGCACTGAGGCAAAGGTCCTCGAACAGATCCAATCCCTTTATCCCTTCGTTGATGGCAGTGTTGTTCATTCAACatactctttccttttcttttttcttttcttttcttttttttttttttttttttgtgagcacTGTGTTTCTTTCTGTTTGCTGTATAGAGAATATAGTCTACCAGGGGACAGAGATGATAtgtattgagaggtgacagcatgctggcagccctcgctcgctctcggtgcctcctcagcctcactgcccactctggccgtgcttgaggagcccttcagcccaccagtgcactgtgggaggccctctctgggctggctgaggccggagcaggctccctctgcttgccaggaggtgtggagggagaggcacaggcGGGAACTGGGGCTGGGGTGCTCACGGGCCAGTGCGAAttccgggtgggtgtgggctcgGCAGGCCCTAACTCGGAGTGGCcaggggcagtgaggggcttagcacccgggccaggaGCTGCGGAGGGGGGcccgggtcccccagcactgccggccCCGCCCGCACCACACTCGAATTCTCGACGGGCCTCAGCCGCCTGCCTgccgggcagggctcgggacctgcagcccaccatacCCGAGTCCCCCTGTGGTGGGCTCTCGCGTGGCCAAGCCTCCCCAACGggtgccgccccctgctccacggcgcccggtcccatcgaccacccaaggacTGAGGAGCGCAGGCGCGTGGGGcgggactggcgggcagctctgcccctagCCCTGACGCGGGATCCACTAcgggaagccagctgggctcctgagtcaggtggggacttggagaaatttTATGTCTAggtaaaggattgtaaatacaccaatcagcaccctgtgtctagctcaaggtttgtaaatgcactaatcagtgctctgtgtctagctaatctattggggacttggagaacttttgtgtctagctcagggattgtaaatgcaccaatcagcaccctgtcaaaacggaccaatcagctctttgtaaaacagaccaatcagttctctgtaaaatggaccaatcagcaggctGTCGGTGGGGCCagagaaggaaatgaaagcaggctgcccggccagcagtggcaacccactgcAGTCGTCTTTCACACCATGGAtggtttgttcttttgctctttgcagtaaatcttgctgcccctcgctctttgggtctgcactacgtttatgagctgtaacactcactgtgaaggtctgcagcttcactcctgaggccagcaagaccatgaacccacggGGAGGAATAAACAACTCCGGATGGgaagaatgaacaactccagacgcgccaccttaagagctgtaacactcatggtgaaggtctacagcttcactcctgaagccagcgaggcCATGAGCcccccagaaggaagaaactccgaacacgtccaaacatcagaaggaacaaaccccagacacaccacctttaagaactgtaacactcaccgtgagggtccacgacttcactcttgaagtcagtgagaccaagaacccaccaatttcggACACAGTATGATAAATAAGCAAATAGACAAGACAATTAAGAGCTTGTGATCATTGCTTTGATGGAAATAAGATGGTTTTTGAAAGAGTAACACGGCGGGGGATTTATTTCAAATAGTGTGTGCAGGAGAAGGCTTGCTGGGGAAACACTGATGTGAGATCCCGCCGCACTAAGAGCAGAGAGAAGAGGGTTCACATGAAGGAAGCAGCACTTGCCAAGGTCCCGAGGCTGGAAAGAGTTTGGAATGCGTACCATGTGTGTATTTCAGGATGGCTGGTACTTCCACCCTAGGACCTTGGTGCTGGCTGCTCCTTTCCCTCAAATATTGGGCCTCTCCACATCCTTTCCTTACTTCCGTTAGACACCTGCTCTAATCTCATTACATCAGAGACACCTTTCCTGACTCCTCTCTATAACAGCAGCCACCACCCGAGCCATGGCACCCCCATCTCCTTTTTCCCACTTTACTTTCTTCCATTGCATTTACCTCTACCTGTCAGTAcctatttcctcttccttttgttGTCTATCACCTCTTCCGTCcaccagaatgtaagctccatgagggcaggctTGGTCCATTTTGCTCACAGCTGTATCTCCAGCTCCTAAAACAATGCCTGAGGCttggtgtgctggctcatgcttgtaatcccagcactttgagaggccaaggccagtggatcacttgaggtcaggagttcaagaccggcctggccaacatggtggaaccccatctctactaaaaatacaaaaattagctgggcgtgctggcacacATTtctaatccaagctactcaggaggctgaggtgggaggatcactggaacccgggaggcggaggttgcagtgagctgagatagcaccgctgcactgcagcctgggtgacagagtgagaccctgtctcaaataaataataaataaaacagtgcctgacacataatgggtgctcagcaaattttttttaatgagttattGAGGAGAAAAACTATTCAAGATAATGTTGACAAGACAGCCAAGAGCTGAATCATGTAAGTACTCACAGGATTTTATTCCAAGTacagcaggaaggaagggaagggcccTGTACAAAGAAGAATGATATCAACGAGATTATGTTTTTGAAAGAACATGCTGGCTGCTGGCTGGAAAATGAAAGCAAGGCCAGAAATAAGAGAGCCAGTGAGGAGTCTCCAGTCTGGCCCACGCAAAGAGATGGCGGCGGCTTACAGTAGGGCAGTGGATAGGCTTGGGAGGTGGCACCAACAGGACTTGCTGAGGGATTGGCTATTGGGGGGATGTTTAAAAGAATGATGTTTAAAAGACTCTGCTGTGTTGTCACCCTCAGACTCTGGATGGATACGGTGAAGCCATTTACGGAGATGGGGGAGAAATTCAGAGTGGTGATAAACATTCTCACCAAGTTTTTCCTAACAATTATTAGATgcctgagtttgaaactttgagTCAATCCAGGCATCCATGCCTACTTCTGATTTGCTGTAGCTTGTGTGCCACAGCCTCCCAGTTTCTGTGGAAACCCCACCATACATCAGCCCCAGCACAAAGCACAACCTCGTCAGAGCTAGCCCACCTCCAGCACCGTGACTGCTCCAGGCTTAATCTCTCCTGGTGTTGACACTTTTGCCAGTGATGGTGTCTCATGGGATTCATGCTCTTTATAAACCATTGCCTTCTtcctatttctttcatttatttttcctctcattCTCCTGCCCTCTGAGCTATATAACTCTTCCTTTACCTTCCAACAGAGGCCTTTCATTACATTTAGAGCAAATGGAATGCCATAGTAGGCACCAAAGATGGAGGTGCTATGCAAATAATAGACACCAAGCTCTCTGCGGGTGGGGTCCTTGTGTGTTTTCTCTTCATAGCACCCAGCACAATACTTGGAACATAAGCCAGACACATTCATTGAGCACCATTTCTGCTGCACCCATGAAAAAAACACTCAACCCAGACAGATGGTCAGCTCCCCGACAGGACTTAAGCAAGTGGGCCAGTCTCTGTTTATTGTTGTACACTCACACAATCACACAGCTGCCAGGCGAGCACTAGGCACTTATCACACTTTTATTAAACCGATCACATCTGGCTCTTTGTGGGGTGCCAGAAAGTGCCCAATTTCTGCATGATGGGATGGACCGTGTGTGGAGTAAGGTCGGATAAATGGAGATGGGCCAGTAGCCTAGACAAATTAAGTGAGAAAAACAGTGAATTTATTTTCCACTCATCAGCCGAGCTTTCTGTGGGCTAGGAACGGGGTGCCCGGCTGAAGTGAAGCAACATTGTGTCTCTTCCTGCTGTTTTCTCCAACTCCCCTCAGcaaatcatgaatgaataaacaaacgaatgaatgaacaaacatagagttattataaggattaagtgaaggcagggtgcagtggctcatgcctgtaatcccagcatgttgggaggccaaggtaggaggatcgcttgagctcaggagttgaagaccagcgtgggcaacaaagcgagacccccatctctatatttttattttaatttagaataataaataaaatttttttaaaagaaaagattaagtgaaatgttttttaagtacctagaatagtgcctagtATACAGAAAATTCAACATAAGTGTTTGATAGAGAGCaagaataggccaggtgtggtgactcacatctgtaatcccaacactttgggaggttgaggcgggcaggtcacttgagcccacaagttggagaccagcctgggcaacatggtgaaaccccatttctactaaaaatacaaaaattagccgggtacagtggcacgtgcctgtagttccagctaatcaggaggctgagatggaaggatggcttgaacccgggaggcggaggtggcagtgagctgtgatcgtgccactgcactccagcctgggcaacagagcaagaccctgtctcaaaaaaaacagaaagagagtaAGAATAGTTTTGTCTGTATCTGCCAACAGCCACGTCTGTGGAGTCAGAGGAATGAAGGGGTCAaagggagcaggcacatcatagAGAATACCCCAAGATCTGAAGACCCCAGTGCAATACCTCGAGCTTAAATGCCTGTGTTTTCATTCTCCCTTCTTCTCCATAGGATCATGGGAGACCACCTGGACCTTCTCCTAGGAGTGGTGCTCATGGCCGGTCCTGTGTTTGGAATTCCTTCCTGCTCCTTTGATGGCCGAATAGCCTTTTATCGTTTCTGCAGCCTCACCCAGGTCCCCCAGGTCCTCAACACCACTGAGAGGCTCCTGCTGAGCTTCAACTATATCAGGACAGTCACTGCTTCATCCTTCCCCTTTCTGGAACAGCTGCAGCTGCTGGAGCTCGGGAGCCAGTATACCCCCTTGACTATTGACAAGGAGGCCTTCAGAAACCTGCCCAACCTTAGAATCTTGGACCTGGGAAGTAGTAAGATACACTTCTTGCATCCAGATGCTTTTCAGGGACTGTTCCATCTGTTTGAACTTAGACTGTATTTCTGTGGTCTCTCTGATGCTGTATTAAAAGATGgttatttcagaaatttaaagGCTTTAACTCGCTTGGATCTATCCAAAAATCAGATTCGTAGCCTTTACCTTCATCCTTCATTTGGGAAGTTGAATTCCTTAAAGTCCATAGATTTTTCCTCCAACCAAATATTCCTTGTATGTGAACATGAGCTTGAGCCCCTGCAAGGGAAAACGCTCTCCTTTTTTAGCCTCGCAGCTAATAGCTTGTATAGCAGAGTCTCAGTGGACTGGGGAAAATGTATGAACCCATTCAGAAACATGGTGCTGGAGATACTAGATGTTTCTGGAAATGGCTGGACAGTGGACATCACAGGAAACTTTAGCAATGCCATCAGCAAAAGCCAGGCCTTCTCTTTGATTCTTGCCCACCACATCATGGGTGCCGGGTTTGGCTTCCATAACATCAAAGATCCTGACCAGAACACATTTGCTGGCCTGGCCAGAAGTTCAGTGAGACACCTGGATCTTTCACATGGGTTTGTCTTCTCCCTGAACTCACGAGTCTTTGAGACACTCAAGGATTTGAAGGTTCTGAACCTTGCCTACAACAAGATAAATAAGATTGCAGATGAAGCATTTTACGGACTTGACAACCTCCAAGTTCTCAATTTGTCATATAACCTTCTGGGGGAACTTTACAGTTCGAATTTCTATGGACTACCTAAGGTAGCCTACATTGATTTGCAAAAGAATCACATTGGAATAATTCAAGACCAAACAttcaaattcctggaaaaattacAGACCTTGGATCTCCGAGACAATGCTCTTACAACCATTCATTTTATTCCAAGCATACCTGATATCTTCTTGAGTGGCAATAAACTAGTGACTTTGCCAAAGATCAACCTTACAGCGAACCTCATCTACTTATCAGAAAACAGGCTAGAAAATCTAGATATTCTCTACTTTCTCCTACGGGTACCTCATCTCCAgattctcattttaaatcaaaatcgCTTATCCTCCTGTAGTGGAGATCAAACCCCTTCAGAGAATCCCAGCTTAGAACAGCTTTTCCTTGGAGAAAATATGTTGCAACTTGCCTGGGAAACTGAGCTCTGTTGGGATGTTTTTGAGGGACTTTCTCATCTTCAAGTTCTGTATTTGAATCATAACTATCTTAATTCCCTTCCACCAGGAGTATTTAGCCATCTGACTGCATTAAGGAGACTAAGGCTCAACTCCAACAGGCTGACAGTTCTTTCTCACAATGATTTACCTGCTAATTTAGAGATCC includes these proteins:
- the TLR5 gene encoding toll-like receptor 5 isoform X2; this translates as MGDHLDLLLGVVLMAGPVFGIPSCSFDGRIAFYRFCSLTQVPQVLNTTERLLLSFNYIRTVTASSFPFLEQLQLLELGSQYTPLTIDKEAFRNLPNLRILDLGSSKIHFLHPDAFQGLFHLFELRLYFCGLSDAVLKDGYFRNLKALTRLDLSKNQIRSLYLHPSFGKLNSLKSIDFSSNQIFLVCEHELEPLQGKTLSFFSLAANSLYSRVSVDWGKCMNPFRNMVLEILDVSGNGWTVDITGNFSNAISKSQAFSLILAHHIMGAGFGFHNIKDPDQNTFAGLARSSVRHLDLSHGFVFSLNSRVFETLKDLKVLNLAYNKINKIADEAFYGLDNLQVLNLSYNLLGELYSSNFYGLPKVAYIDLQKNHIGIIQDQTFKFLEKLQTLDLRDNALTTIHFIPSIPDIFLSGNKLVTLPKINLTANLIYLSENRLENLDILYFLLRVPHLQILILNQNRLSSCSGDQTPSENPSLEQLFLGENMLQLAWETELCWDVFEGLSHLQVLYLNHNYLNSLPPGVFSHLTALRRLRLNSNRLTVLSHNDLPANLEILDISRNQLLAPDPDVFVSLSVLDITHNKFICECELSTFIKWLNHTNVTIAGPPADIYCVYPDSLSGVSLFSLSTEGCDEEEVLKSLKFSLFMVCTVTLTLFLMTILTVTKFRGFCFICYKTAQRLVFKDHPQGTEPDMYKYDAYLCFSSKDFTWVQNALLKHLDTQYSDENRFNLCFEERDFVPGENRIANIQDAIWNSRKIVCLVSRHFLRDGWCLEAFSYAQGRCLSDLNSALIMVVVGSLSQYQLMKHQSIRGFVQKQQYLRWPEDLQDVGWFLHKLSQQILKKEKEKKKDNNIPLQTVATIS
- the TLR5 gene encoding toll-like receptor 5 precursor (The RefSeq protein has 1 substitution compared to this genomic sequence) translates to MGDHLDLLLGVVLMAGPVFGIPSCSFDGRIAFYRFCSLTQVPQVLNTTERLLLSFNYIRTVTASSFPFLEQLQLLELGSQYTPLTIDKEAFRNLPNLRILDLGSSKIHFLHPDAFQGLFHLFELRLYFCGLSDAVLKDGYFRNLKALTRLDLSKNQIRSLYLHPSFGKLNSLKSIDFSSNQIFLVCEHELEPLQGKTLSFFSLAANSLYSRVSVDWGKCMNPFRNMVLEILDVSGNGWTVDITGNFSNAISKSQAFSLILAHHIMGAGFGFHNIKDPDQNTFAGLARSSVRHLDLSHGFVFSLNSRVFETLKDLKVLNLAYNKINKIADEAFYGLDNLQVLNLSYNLLGELYSSNFYGLPKVAYIDLQKNHIGIIQDQTFKFLEKLQTLDLRDNALTTIHFIPSIPDIFLSGNKLVTLPKINLTANLIYLSENRLENLDILYFLLRVPHLQILILNQNRLSSCSGDQTPSENPSLEQLFLGENMLQLAWETELCWDVFEGLSHLQVLYLNHNYLNSLPPGVFSHLTALRRLRLNSNRLTVLSHNDLPANLEILDISRNQLLAPDPDVFVSLSVLDITHNKFICECELSTFIKWLNHTNVTIAGPPADIYCVYPDSLSGVSLFSLSTEGCDEEEVLKSLKFSLFIVCTVTLTLFLMTILTVTKFRGFCFICYKTAQRLVFKDHPQGTEPDMYKYDAYLCFSSKDFTWVQNALLKHLDTQYSDENRFNLCFEERDFVPGENRIANIQDAIWNSRKIVCLVSRHFLRDGWCLEAFSYAQGRCLSDLNSALIMVVVGSLSQYQLMKHQSIRGFVQKQQYLRWPEDLQDVGWFLHKLSQQILKKEKEKKKDNNIPLQTVATIS
- the TLR5 gene encoding toll-like receptor 5 isoform X1; the protein is MRTMIMGDHLDLLLGVVLMAGPVFGIPSCSFDGRIAFYRFCSLTQVPQVLNTTERLLLSFNYIRTVTASSFPFLEQLQLLELGSQYTPLTIDKEAFRNLPNLRILDLGSSKIHFLHPDAFQGLFHLFELRLYFCGLSDAVLKDGYFRNLKALTRLDLSKNQIRSLYLHPSFGKLNSLKSIDFSSNQIFLVCEHELEPLQGKTLSFFSLAANSLYSRVSVDWGKCMNPFRNMVLEILDVSGNGWTVDITGNFSNAISKSQAFSLILAHHIMGAGFGFHNIKDPDQNTFAGLARSSVRHLDLSHGFVFSLNSRVFETLKDLKVLNLAYNKINKIADEAFYGLDNLQVLNLSYNLLGELYSSNFYGLPKVAYIDLQKNHIGIIQDQTFKFLEKLQTLDLRDNALTTIHFIPSIPDIFLSGNKLVTLPKINLTANLIYLSENRLENLDILYFLLRVPHLQILILNQNRLSSCSGDQTPSENPSLEQLFLGENMLQLAWETELCWDVFEGLSHLQVLYLNHNYLNSLPPGVFSHLTALRRLRLNSNRLTVLSHNDLPANLEILDISRNQLLAPDPDVFVSLSVLDITHNKFICECELSTFIKWLNHTNVTIAGPPADIYCVYPDSLSGVSLFSLSTEGCDEEEVLKSLKFSLFMVCTVTLTLFLMTILTVTKFRGFCFICYKTAQRLVFKDHPQGTEPDMYKYDAYLCFSSKDFTWVQNALLKHLDTQYSDENRFNLCFEERDFVPGENRIANIQDAIWNSRKIVCLVSRHFLRDGWCLEAFSYAQGRCLSDLNSALIMVVVGSLSQYQLMKHQSIRGFVQKQQYLRWPEDLQDVGWFLHKLSQQILKKEKEKKKDNNIPLQTVATIS